From Arvicanthis niloticus isolate mArvNil1 chromosome 22, mArvNil1.pat.X, whole genome shotgun sequence, the proteins below share one genomic window:
- the Sppl2b gene encoding signal peptide peptidase-like 2B isoform X7, translating to MAAARLAAALLLLAAQAACEFGVLRVVPHTSRTRGRDYCILYNPQWAHLPRDLSKVSLLKLRDLSTTQLCSYLDVPAEDFTNQITMVARGNCTFYEKVRLAQGSGARGLLIVSKERLVPPGGNKTQYEEISIPVALLSHRDLQDIFRRFGHEVMVALYAPSEPVMDYNMVIIFIMAVGTVAIGGYWAGSHDVKKRYMKQKREDGLEKQEDEAVDVTPVMICVFVVMCCFMLVLLYYFYDRLVYVIIGIFCLASSTGLYSCLAPCVRKLPFCTCRVPDNNLPYLHKRPQARMLLLALFCVTVSVLWGIFRNEDQWAWILQDTLGIAFCLYMLKTIRLPTFKACTLLLLVLFIYDVFFVFITPFLTKSGHSIMVEVATGPSNSSTHEKLPMVLKVPRLNTSPLSLCDRPFSLLGFGDILVPGLLVAYCHRFDTQVQSSRIYFVACTIAYGLGLLVTFVALVLMQRGQPALLYLVPCTLLTSCTVALWRQELGAFWTGSGFAVNTSLL from the exons ATGGCGGCGGCGCGGCTGGCCGCAGCCCTGCTGCTACTCGCGGCCCAG GCGGCCTGTGAGTTTGGTGTACTGCGAGTGGTGCCCCACACCAGTAGGACCCGGGGCAGGGACTATTGTATCCTCTATAACCCACAGTGGGCCCACTTGCCACGTGACCTCAGCAAAGTG TCTCTCCTGAAGCTTCGAGACTTGAGCACAACCCAGCTCTGCTCCTACCTTGACGTTCCCGCAGAAGACTTCACCAACCAGATCACAATGGTGGCCCGGGGCAACTGTACCTTCTATGAGAAAGTGCGGCTGGCCCAGGGCAGTGGGGCACGAGGCCTGCTGATAGTGAGCAAGGAGAGGCTG GTCCCTCCAGGAGGCAACAAGACACAGTATGAGGAGATAAGTATCCCCGTGGCCCTGCTGAGCCACAGGGACCTTCAAGACATCTTCAGG CGCTTTGGCCACGAGGTGATGGTGGCACTGTACGCTCCGAGCGAGCCTGTGATGGACTACAACATGGTCATCATTTTCATCATGGCCGTGGGCACCGTTGCCATCGGCGGCTACTGGGCCGGCAGTCACGACGTGAAGAA AAGGTACATGAAGCAGAAGCGAGAAGATGGTCTcgagaagcaggaggatgaggcGGTGGACGTGACGCCGGTCATGATCTGTGTGTTTGTTGTCATGTGCTGCTTCATGCTTGTGCTCCTGTACTACTTCTACGACCGCCTGG TCTATGTGATCATCGGAATCTTCTGCCTGGCTTCCTCCACTGGTCTCTACAGCTGTCTGGCGCCCTGTGTGCGCAAGCTGCCCTTCTGCACGTGCAG GGTTCCTGACAACAACCTGCCGTACTTGCACAAGCGCCCACAGGCCCGCATGCTGCTGCTGGCACTCTTCTGTGTCACTGTCTCTGTGCTGTGGGGGATCTTCCGCAACGAGGACCA GTGGGCATGGATCTTGCAAGACACCCTGGGCATTGCCTTCTGCCTGTACATGCTGAAGACCATCCGCCTGCCTACCTTCAAG GCCTGCACTCTGCTGCTGCTCGTCCTCTTCATATACGACGTCTTCTTCGTCTTCATCACCCCTTTCCTGACCAAG AGTGGCCACAGCATCATGGTGGAGGTGGCCACCGGGCCCTCGAACTCATCCACCCATGAGAAG CTGCCCATGGTGCTGAAGGTGCCCAGGCTGAACACCTCGCCACTCTCCCTATGTGACCGGCCCTTCTCCCTCCTGGGCTTTGGAGACATCTTGGTTCCAG GGCTGCTGGTGGCCTACTGCCACAGGTTTGATACCCAGGTGCAGTCCTCCAGGATCTATTTCGTGGCCTGTACCATCG ccTATGGCCTGGGCCTCCTCGTGACCTTCGTGGCTCTGGTGCTCATGCAGCGGGGCCAGCCTGCACTACTGTACCTTGTCCCCTGCACACTGCTGACCAGCTGCACCGTGGCTCTGTGGCGCCAGGAGCTGGGCGCCTTCTGGACGGGCAGCGGTTTTGCGGTGAATACCAGTTTGCTATGA